In Cryptomeria japonica chromosome 5, Sugi_1.0, whole genome shotgun sequence, the genomic window TATGCCATTCAATTGGCTTACGCTACACAGCCCAGGGTTTCCCAAAAAGCTGTCTTCGTAAGCAGCATTTTCAAGCACAGATGGCACTGGCCCGCTTAAACGGTTATCTGACACATTGAAGGTATTCAACTTCAAATTTCCCAGCTCTTTGGGTATTGACCCAGATAGTTCATTTCCAGAGAGGTCAAGATATGTAAGCACAGGCAACGAGCCTAAAGCCTCGGGAATCGAACCAATAAGCTTGTTGTTTTTCAGATTGAGATCTGTGAGCTGCTGCCATGATTCTATTTCAGTGAGAAGATTACCTGTTATCTGGTTATTGCCGAGGTCCAGCCTAGCGAGGCGCAGGAGGTTCACCAAGCTCCGAGGCAAATTGCCGCTGAATAAGTTATTGCCGGCTATGATCTCCGTGATGTTCCAGAGCTCGCCGATTTGTTCAGGCATGTCGCCAGAAAACTTGTTGCCAGTGATGTCGAGCTGCGAGAGATTTTTTGCGCCAGCAATAGAGGAGGAAATCGAGCCTTCGAATTTATTGTGCCGCAGCTCGAGCAGTGAGAGATGAGAGAGCCCCCAGAGAGATTCTGGCACCGTGCCGTTGAATTCATTGTAGCCGAGCCTTACCCTCATTAAGCTTGTACAGCTTCCTAGGGTTTCAGGCAAAGCGCCGGAAAACTGATTGCTAAAAACACTCAGAACTTGAAGGCTTTTCATCCTGCAGAGGTGGGGAGGCAGGCTACCGGAAAGCTGGTTCGTTGCCAAGTCTAAGGTCTCCAGAGGACAATTCCGGCCTAGATTCTCCGGCAAGGCGCCCGTTAACTTGTTCGAGAAAAGCTTTAATTCTGTGAGACTTGCAAGTGACCCGAGCCCTGGAGGAATCTTTCCGGTCAGATTATTTTCGTAGAGGTTCAAAGATTCAAGATCCAGCGACCCGAATCCGTCAGGAATCGAACCGTTGAGCATATTCGACGATGCATCAAAGCGCTTTAGAGCTTTCAAATCCCCCATGGCGGATGGAATGGGGCCcgacaatttgttgctgtaaagctCAATCTGTACAACATTTTTCAGCTTGGCGATGCTCTCGGGAATCGAACCGGTGAACTGATTTTGAGAAATGTCAAAATTCGTGAGATGCAACAGATTTCCAAGCTCCGAAGGGATTTTTCCGCCAATGCTGCAGGCCGCCACCCATAGATTTTCCAGATTGATCAGGTTTCCGAGCTCCGGAGGCAATGTTCCGGTGATTGTTGGATTCCAGGCCAGGTTGAGCTGGACAAGACTTGTTAAGTTTCCGAGATATGCCGGAACTGTGGAGTTGAGAAGATTGGCGTGGAGGCTCAGAACTTGCAACTTTGGAAGATTCCCGAAGCCCGGGGGAATTATGCCGCTGAAATTGTTGGAAGAAAGGTCCAAGTACTGCAAATTCGTGAGCTTAGAAATAAAATCTGGCAGCTCACCGACGAGGATATTTTGAGACAAATCCAGCCACTCCAGCGTCTCGCAGCGTCCCAAGTCTTCTTCGCGAATCGAACCGTTGACGTTGTTGTAGGCCAGGGAGAGATTCCTGAGAGCGGGAAGCCTGCAAGCAATCGCCGGAAACTCTCCCGCGATGTTCCCATCGGAAAGGTCGATTGCTGTGACATTTCCAGTGACATCGCAAGTGACTCCCTTCCACTTACAAGGAGAGGCATCGTTATCGTTCCAGCTGAGGAAAAAGCCGTTCGGATCGTCAAATCCACTCTTCAACTGCCGCAAATAAAGAGCATCTTGCGAGCTTTGTGCAGCAGAATACCCCAAGGAAGATACAACGACGCCAAAAACAAAGAAGCAAAGCCGAAACTTCGCAGCTGGCCCCGCCATTTTCAGAAGCATGCCTTCAATAATAGTCCAGAAATTTCCGCCTTTTTTCTTCTTTCGACTGCAAAGCCTCAGTGCATCTTCAGAACTTATCAAAACCGACCAAAGCTTTACTAAAACAGGCAAGGCTTCATTGATTTCGGCAAATATTCAAGAAACCGAAAGGCTCCTTTGTTCAGCTCCTGCTTCCGTAAACTGCAAAGCTCAAGTTTTTGAACTTGCAAAAACTCTCCAAACCTTCACTGAACAAGCACACCCAGAGTCTCG contains:
- the LOC131034093 gene encoding receptor-like protein kinase HSL1, giving the protein MLLKMAGPAAKFRLCFFVFGVVVSSLGYSAAQSSQDALYLRQLKSGFDDPNGFFLSWNDNDASPCKWKGVTCDVTGNVTAIDLSDGNIAGEFPAIACRLPALRNLSLAYNNVNGSIREEDLGRCETLEWLDLSQNILVGELPDFISKLTNLQYLDLSSNNFSGIIPPGFGNLPKLQVLSLHANLLNSTVPAYLGNLTSLVQLNLAWNPTITGTLPPELGNLINLENLWVAACSIGGKIPSELGNLLHLTNFDISQNQFTGSIPESIAKLKNVVQIELYSNKLSGPIPSAMGDLKALKRFDASSNMLNGSIPDGFGSLDLESLNLYENNLTGKIPPGLGSLASLTELKLFSNKLTGALPENLGRNCPLETLDLATNQLSGSLPPHLCRMKSLQVLSVFSNQFSGALPETLGSCTSLMRVRLGYNEFNGTVPESLWGLSHLSLLELRHNKFEGSISSSIAGAKNLSQLDITGNKFSGDMPEQIGELWNITEIIAGNNLFSGNLPRSLVNLLRLARLDLGNNQITGNLLTEIESWQQLTDLNLKNNKLIGSIPEALGSLPVLTYLDLSGNELSGSIPKELGNLKLNTFNVSDNRLSGPVPSVLENAAYEDSFLGNPGLCSVSQLNGIATCGSASRRRSTGWLMGCIFALAGIILIVGLAWFYRRYRNFDRAEGKDKNKNNKNKAFMDKSSWMLTSFHRLGFSEYEILDCLDEDNVIGTGGAGKVYKATLSNGETVAVKRLWSSGKSREEADFNDNGFKAEVDTLGKIRHKNIVKLWCCCAHRDSNLLVYEYMPNGSLGDLLHGPKASVLDWPIRYRIAVGAAQGLAYLHHDCVPAIAHRDVKSNNILLDGDFVAHVADFGLAKILQSCGRGTDSMSTIAGSYGYIAPEYAYTLKVNEKSDIYSFGVVMLELVTGRRPVDPAFGENKDLVKWVCTRIEKKNALEEILDPKLVGCFKEEMAMVLKVALLCTSALPINRPSMRRVVEMLQEANPLHKAKGSVKSGKLSPYYYEEPSVPDSP